One window of Mediterraneibacter gnavus ATCC 29149 genomic DNA carries:
- a CDS encoding tyrosine-type recombinase/integrase, giving the protein MAEVRAIKRGKKWQYIFEIAKVGGKRQRISKSGFDTKGAALEAGTKAKADYDNAGIVVKENDISLHDYLEIWLEQYCDVNLNPQTVHGYRKKIRLYIDPVLGKYRITSLTPIILQDFINDKFNEGFSRNTLSSIKGILNKSLKHAVSKYQFLKSNPMKEVELPMATAKAKVPTRKKVRVPVTKEQFEKIIDRFPEGTSQHIPLILGYKCGLRLGEVFALDIMKDFDEESKVIFINHQVQHNDTKNFWYLSNPKYDSKRTIDLDDETFNLLLRKKKQMLKDMDYYGDMYTRLYLTKDLEITDEYDELNPDNYIEFNPLNRYQDGRYIQPRIMQHCGRIVHYQLDLPDWDFHSLRHTHASILLAAGADIKYVQDRLGHKNIETTLNVYSHVMEEMRKNNVEILNGCF; this is encoded by the coding sequence ATGGCTGAAGTACGAGCAATTAAACGTGGCAAAAAGTGGCAGTATATATTTGAAATTGCAAAAGTAGGAGGCAAAAGGCAACGAATATCTAAAAGTGGTTTTGACACAAAGGGTGCTGCATTGGAAGCGGGCACAAAGGCGAAAGCGGATTACGATAACGCAGGAATTGTCGTAAAAGAAAATGATATATCTCTTCATGATTATCTTGAGATATGGTTGGAGCAATATTGTGATGTGAATTTGAATCCACAGACAGTACATGGATACCGTAAAAAAATTAGACTTTATATTGATCCGGTACTAGGGAAATATCGAATAACTTCGTTGACACCAATTATTCTTCAAGATTTTATAAACGATAAATTTAATGAGGGATTTTCGAGAAATACTTTGAGCAGTATAAAAGGAATTTTAAATAAAAGTCTTAAACATGCGGTATCAAAATATCAATTTCTAAAATCAAACCCTATGAAAGAAGTTGAGCTACCCATGGCAACAGCAAAAGCAAAAGTTCCAACTAGGAAAAAAGTCCGTGTTCCTGTAACAAAGGAGCAATTTGAGAAAATTATAGATCGATTCCCGGAGGGAACTTCACAGCACATTCCTCTTATTTTAGGATATAAGTGTGGATTAAGACTAGGAGAAGTTTTCGCTCTTGATATTATGAAAGACTTTGACGAAGAAAGTAAAGTAATTTTTATCAATCATCAAGTACAACATAATGATACTAAAAATTTTTGGTATTTGTCTAATCCTAAATATGATTCTAAACGTACAATAGATTTGGACGATGAAACATTTAATTTACTATTACGAAAGAAAAAGCAGATGTTAAAAGATATGGATTACTATGGAGATATGTATACAAGATTGTATTTAACAAAAGATTTAGAAATTACTGACGAATATGATGAATTGAATCCAGATAATTATATTGAGTTCAACCCATTAAACAGATACCAGGATGGTAGATATATACAGCCTAGAATTATGCAACATTGCGGAAGAATTGTTCATTATCAATTAGATCTTCCTGATTGGGACTTTCATTCTTTAAGACATACACACGCTTCTATTTTGTTAGCCGCAGGTGCAGATATTAAATATGTCCAAGATAGATTGGGACACAAAAATATCGAAACGACTTTGAATGTTTATAGTCATGTAATGGAAGAAATGAGAAAAAATAATGTAGAAATTTTAAATGGATGCTTCTAA